The Lathyrus oleraceus cultivar Zhongwan6 chromosome 5, CAAS_Psat_ZW6_1.0, whole genome shotgun sequence genome includes the window tcaacaatcctggacaacaaggatACACAAAGTAATCTGAATGTTTGATAAGTATGTAAAATGGAATTGTATAAGTATCAATCTATGGATTATATTCTCCTTTTAACAAACAAATCTCACAATGATATATAAGTGTTAACTCTGAATGAATGAAACTTAGGATGAGTTTCTATGAATGTTAAGTGCAGAAAGTTTCACTTTAAAAATTCTGATTTTGAACACTTAGAGAATTTTTGAAAGATGAAGAgaatatttgaatgtttgaaaatttgcaaaaGGAGATAAGATTAAAATATGAAGAAATGGTGTTTATATAACACTAATGCACCTCTATAAATCAGTGTAATTCATGAAAGGATGTCATGCTTCAATAGCCATGTTTGAAAACcaataaaatgaaaaatataattttttcaGGCACTGGTACTGTGGTAATCGGTTAACCAAATATGGTTAATCAGTTACACCCTTGTAATGTGCAAATAATTTGAAAATTTTAGCTTGTTAATTGATTAGCACCAGGATGTTAGCCGAATAACAGCTCTCCAGAATGTAAAAATAGTTAATTTTTAAAGAGAAAACCTTTTGTAAGATGCACCAAAACATATTAACTAATCATGCTATGAATGTATGAGAACTTGAATACTTGTATACTCATTAGAAAGATTGAATGCTATATACTTTATCATTCATGATCAATCCATAAGAATTTCTTCAAGACTTCGCATAATAAGAAACTTGTCTTTGCTTTAAATCTTTGAGCCATTTCTCTTTGTCAATCCATTATTGCTTTGTAGAATCTTCTCGTCATCAAAATACTTAAGAAGCAtgtcttcacattctccccctttttgatgatgacaatcATATCTTGAAAGTTTGCTTCATTCTTGATTCTCTAACACAAAATTCTCCCCCTAGATCAATGCTTGAAAGAGTTCAAAATGTTCCCCCTTGATCAATGCTTAAAAGAGATTTTGCTAGCTgcactttgttagagaaaaaaGCATACAACATAATAACAATACTTCTCTCCCTTTATCATTACCAAAAAGGAAGGGAAAATACTTAAAAACTCAAACATATAACATAAAAACTTATAATAAGATAATAGTGACACGGAAACATAACATAATTGTTCAAAAACATAGAGTACTTAGAAACATAACACAAATATTAGACCAAAAGCTTAGAAACTATAAAAGAAAAGAAACaaactaataaaaataaaataaattaaattaagTGGAAATTTGTACCAGGTGTAATCGGTTAACCATATATGGCTAATCAATTACAGCACCAAAATATGCAGAAAATACGCATAGAAAGGGGTGTTAATCGGTTAGCCCATTATGGTTAATCCGTTAACGCCTGACAAAAAACAGTGACTGCATAACAGGCAACATGCAGGAAATTTCCATAAAATATCACTTTAACATGTTATAACATATAATAATGCAACTTTGAATTAACCATTCATGTCATGAAAATTATTTTAGTATCATGTAAAATGAAAATTTATAAATATAATGATAAACTCACATTCTTAAAAATTAAGTAAAATTTTGAAAGTTAAATTTTTGTGTACCTTTGATTCATTATAGAATATAATAAATAAGTATTGAGGAATTATATGTCACCTTCATTTAGAATTCCAATCTCTCTTCTAATTTTGTAAAAAGCATCTCGAGAAAGCAGCTTTGTAAAGATATTTGCGAGTTGATTGTGAGTATCGATGAAGGAGATATCAATGCCACCTTTTAGAACGTGATCCCTTAAGAAGTGACGTCTAATGTCGATGTGTTTGGTTCTCAAGTTCATGATTGGATTATTTTAAATATTGATTGCACTTGTGTTGTCACATTTGAGAGAGATGCTTCCTAGATTTACACCATAGTCGAGAAGTTGTTGCTTCAACCAAAGTATTTATGCACAACAACTATCGGCGGtgatatattctgcttctgcagtgcTGAGAGCCACACTTTCTTGTTTTTTACATGACCAAGAAACTAGAGCATTTCCAAAAATATGACATGCCCAACTCGTGCTTTTCCTGTCCATCTTACATCCTGCATAATTTGCATCAGAGGAACCAACAAGATTACATATACTACCTTTGGGGTACCATAAGCCGACATTGGATGTTCCTTTGAGATGCTGCATTATTCTCTTCACAACAGTGATATGAGATTCCTTTGGACAAGCTTGAAAATGAGCACATAAATAAACACTAAACATAGTATCGAGTCGACTAGCCGTTAGATACAACAAGAAACTGATCATACCTTGATACTTAGTGATATCAATTGGAGTTCCAGATTCGTCATGATCAAGATATCTCCTCGATCCCATTGGAGTGGCTATATCTTTGCAAGCATCCATGTCAAATCTTTTGATAAGTTATTTTCAATATTTAGATTGATTGATGAATATCccattctttgtttgtttgatgTGCAACCCAAGGAAGTAGTTCAACTTATCTATCATGGACATTTTAAATTCTCCTTGCATGATTGTTGAGAATTCTTCACATAAGGATTCATTTGTGGATCCAAATATGatgtcatctacataaatttACACTAAGATAGTATGATGGTTAATTCTTTTGATAAACAAAGTAGTATCCACTTTACCTTTTTCGAAATGATGTTTGCAAAGAAAATTACTTAGCCTATCATACCAAGCCCTTGGTGCTTGCTTCAATCCGTACAAGGCCATCTTGAGTTTGTACACATGATTAGGATGTTTGAAGTCTTCAAGTTCTGGAGGTTTACTTACATAAACTTCTTCAAGTATGTATCCATTTAGAAATGCGCTTATAATGTCCATTTGGTACAACTGAAAAATCAAAGAACAAGCATATGCCAACAATAATCTAATTTCCTCTAGTCTAGTAACAGGAGAAAATGTTTCCTCAAAATCTATACCTTCCTCTTGATTATAGCCTTGGTCTACTAATCTTTCCTTGTTCCTTACAATGATACCATTTTTATCTAGCTTATTTTTAAAAATCCATCTAGTACCAATAACATGCTTACCTTTTGGTCTAGGAACTAAATCACATACTTGATTTCTTTCAAATTGATTATGTTCCTATTGCATGGATAGAATCCATTTATCATCATCTAAGGCATCTGTGACTTTAGAAGGTTCTATTTGAGAAACAAAAGCCATGTTGAGATAAGTATCAATAAGATTCAACCAAGTAGATACTTCCTGATTTATGTCTCTAATAATTTTGTCAATGGGATGATCTCTATGCTTTCTCCATTCTTGAGGAATATATTCTTGATTTGTATCTTGTTGAATGTGTTCCTCTTGGTCTTTTATTTGATCATCATTATTGACTTTGGTAGAATATTACGTAGGATTTCCTATAATCTCATCATCATCACAAATAACTTCATCCTCTTTCGAGGTGTTAGATTCATCAAACGAAACATGCATACATTCTTCAATTGTTAAAGTTATTTtgttataaattctaaaagctttaCTAGAAAGAGAATATCCTAGAAAAATACCTTTATCGGACTTCTCATCAAACTTACCGagattgtctttgtcattgtttaAGACAAAGCACTTACATCCAAAGATGTGAAAGTAAGAGATGTTTGGTTTCATTCCTTTTAATATTTCATAGGGTGTGTTTTTAAATATAGGTCTAATAATAATTCTATTACTTACATAGCATGCCGTGCTCACCGCATCCACCCAAAAATACTTtggaagatttgagtcgctaagcattATTCTTGCAAGTTCCACAAGTGGCCTATTCTTTCTCTCCACCATTTCATTTTTTTGAGGAGTCCTTGGTGCATATAAATTATGAAATATTTCATGTTCTTTGAAAAACTCTTCAAAGGaggcattttggaattctccactatggtcgcttcttatggaggcaacagttagtgatttctcattttggatttgctttgcatatttcttgaacgccttgaatgcatcacttttctgcactaaaaagaatGTCCAAGTGTATCTAtaaaaatcatcaacaataactaaagcatacgcattacctctgaagcttcttgttcttgatggaccaaataagtccatatgcaacagtcgtagtggccttgtagtggacaccacattctttgATATGAAAGTTGATTTGATTTGTTTTTCCTTTTTACATGCATCACATAATCTATCTTTGAAAAACTTTATCTTAGGCAATCTAAT containing:
- the LOC127082405 gene encoding secreted RxLR effector protein 161-like encodes the protein MDACKDIATPMGSRRYLDHDESGTPIDITKYQACPKESHITVVKRIMQHLKGTSNVGLWYPKGSICNLVGSSDANYAGCKMDRKSTSWACHIFGNALVSWSCKKQESVALSTAEAEYITADSCCA